The sequence CCTCTTTAACCTGCATCAtctcagcaaaaagaaaaagatagatCAGGATATAAAGCTAAGTAGCATATATGAGCAGGACCAATATAACACCTGTGGTGGGTACTTTTTATGCAAGCAGGTGAACAGGATGCAGGATGGTCTAGCCTCAGCAGCTGGGTGCTTCTTGTGTTCCCAGCTCTTGCGATGACCCTAAAATTTGGCATTACCCTCAAGATGCCCAGCAGCTTGCACAGACACAGGAAGATGCCTCCTGCTCTTCTGTGCTCTCAGTGCCCTCACAGAcactgggcagagcagcagacTGCTCCCAGGCTTGTCCCTTCAGAAAGGAGATGAGCTCTGAGACCTGCAGCGATGGTCCTGGCGGTCTGCACTGACAcagggcagctcctgccagctgtACAGCCTCCGGATGTGGGTCTCACCTCCACCTTTTGCACAGGAAGGCAGTAGTAGCACCTCAAAGCAGTTGGGGTTCAAGGAGAAGTTGAGTTCAGGTCCAGCTTGGGGCTCCTGGTGTTACTACTGCGACAGAGGAAGGCAGCTGCCTCTGGCAGGAAATCCTTTGAGCAGCAGAAAGCGTCTCCCGCCTCCCTGCTGGAAGGCTTTGCAAGCAGTGCTGAGGCTGCAGCAGGGGGAAGATGCCCTTTAGACTGTAGTGAGAACTAGAGAAGTGAAAGACTTTGCTGAGAAGGCTCTGCACATTTATGCCACCCTCACGCTGCAGGGTTACATCCCTTGCAGGGAAGCCCTAGATCACAGCCTCGCTCCAATACCTACACAGCAGTCAATGAAACCTCTGAGAAGAGGGAGGTATCCCCTAGCAGAGATGCTCAGCAGCACTGGGGAAAGGCCATCCTCTTGCCAGCTTGGGCAAATGGGCTCCAGCACCTGTCCCAAAGTGCCCACGCAAGGGCTGCAGGACGGGGCTGCAGAAATCATTCCCATCTCTTGCGCTTCAGCTGAGCCAGGTCTGATCTAGAGGGCTCACGCTGTGGATCTGCAGGGGAGGGAGATAGCTGGTGCTGTCCTCCTGCCCATCACCCTTTGGCTTTGTCCTGAACTTTTGTGAATCCCCTTCTAGAGCACCCGAGTGTTTGCACATACAGAAAAAGCCTGGTTGCCCAAGGGTGGTAAGGCACCCGAAAGGCAGGAGCTGCACTGCTGCGCCTGGCTGCGATCCTGCTGCTAGgacccaggcagcagctgaacCTTTCCCCCTGGTCACAGTCTTTGCTTTACAATTTGGAGAACGTGTGTCATGGCCCATATGAGCCAGCATGTATTTCTTGCACACCTTCTGTTACTGGCGTGTTCTTGCAAAAGATTGTACCTTGCAGATTGCAAATACGAGTACACATTAAAATAGTAAATCCTATCCGAAGAAGATCAGTGGTTTAGAAGAattgtattttgtgttttgttctgctcTAACTTTAGCCAAGTAAGCCCAAGGGTACCTAGTATGTGTGGAAACACTACAAGGGCAGAATCTTATGGgaaattaaatttctaaaataaaagataatcCACTCTCCACTTCTTTTTCccaagggaggaggaagagggagagagagtgaggagagagagaagaggcagCTAGAGGGATTGTCAGTTTGTAGAACTACCCAGGATAGAAGAAAATGTACAAGCTGAAAGAATTAACAATGAAATAGGTTCCTCAGGTGCAAGGATTGTGCAATTGCACTGCAGGCAGTATCTTTATTATAAAACTTCAAATACGGTGATATCTTGTAGGGAGAAACAGATCAGGACTAAAAGCTTCAGAACACCATTGCGTTTACCTATCAATATTTGTGTATATAAAgaagatatatatacacacatgtatatgtaggtgtatatatttgtgtatatacacatacacgcatgtatatatatatgtatgtataagtACATCTATATGCATATGCATGGGTAACCATTCACATATAAATCAGTCATTCAGTTTCCCAGCTGGAACAGTAACTGGGAGGTCAAACCAAGTCATATGCTCAAGAGCAGCAACAATACCGGCACATCAGTTGTTTAAAGTGTTCAAAAAGTTCCCTCATGAGGAAGTGTGAGTGTCGTCTGGGTTTTAGGCACCTCTGGAGCCTCTGGCCACTCAAATCAGCCAGTGTCGTCCGTTTTAGATATCACCTGAGTTACAGGATGCTTGGTGTATTACCCCTGTTTGTATCTCTCTCCATCCTGTTTCAGGCATTCGCAGAACAACCAGCGGCTCAGCCAGCAGGTCAGGGCTTTGCTGAGAGCAGCCACCACCCTGGTCTGCGGCTCACCAGCCAGCAGGTCCACAGGAAGCTGTGACATATGACTGTTACCAATCCCTCAGCTCACactcagtattttttccattcttcagcCTCTTTTTTTCCGGTAACTATTTCACTACTCATCCCTAGGGCACTCATTCGTTCCcataaaagtttttttctttacaccCACAGTGTAATTTCTAGGGTACAACTTCCAAACCCTTCCAGCCCCAGAGCTGTGGGACCTGGTAGCAGATGGGGACTGCAGATCATACCTAGATATTCCTCCACATTGATTTTGACAAAACACATGCATAGCATTTAATTCTTTGTTGATTGTCTAATTATTCACTCACTAAGCTCTTTCTGGGCTGGTAACCTCGTTCAGATCTGCCAACTGGGAGCCAGGCCCTGGCATGATGCCTTAAACTTGGGTACCATTTCCCTTGAAAGAGCAGGTTTTGTCCCTGCCTACGAAGCCAATCCACTCTGCTCAGAcgagggaaggagcagccaaGTGTCCTGAGTTCAGAAACATAAACAGTTCCTTTCAGCACTGAATCTGAGATGGGGGAAGAAATGTTTGTAAGGCATCTCTCCATGCTGCTCGGGCAGTGCCAGAGTCTGCTGGTAATTTCGGCCTCCCTTTCACAAAGCAAGCAGGGCAGGACGTGCcaagggaaagggaggaaaataatctagtctctgcttctttttcccgggggaggaggaagagggagggagagagaggagggaaagaagaggcAGTTGGAAGCATTGTCAGTTTTGTAGAACTGCCCAGGACGGAAGAAAATGCACAAGCTGAAAAAAGACGCTAAAAAGTAAGAACCCCAAAAGCGATCATGATAAAAGTAagctgaagcagctgcttccaCTTTTCCTGTCCTAAAAGGTTGCCCAAACACTGCATCCCTGTGGATGCCCTGCTGGGAGGATTTCTCAACTTCAGGTcacctgttcaggaagaaagtttCTTAATTGTAGCTCTACAACACAGTGCCAACAAAAGATGACTGTGAGGACGTCACGCGCACAGAGGAGTGCTTGTCCAGACTGCGCCCACCGAAAGCACTATAGTCTTTgcagataaacagaaaatgtgtgtattttctgaaagcttcACGGAGGTGCTCCTTGAACTTCTCACCCACGAAGGCGTAGATGACTGGGTTGAGGCAGCAGTGGACAAAGGAGAGCGCCTCGGCCAGCTCCATGGCTAGGTTTAGCTTGTGGCTTGTCTGGCAGTCGTCGATGACATACAGGTTCCTCAGAGAGTCCAGAAAAAGCACAATGTTGACAGGGGtccagaagaggaagaacacaATGACGACAATAAAAACCAGTTTCATTGCTTTGTACTTGTTCTGAGTACGGCACTTCTGCAGGTTTTTCAAGATGCTGTGGTAGCAGAAAATGAGGATACCAACAGGGATCAGCCACCCCAGGACATTAACTTCAAAATTAGTGAAAGTCTTCCAGCCATTGTTGCCGTTAGGATAGTGAGGGATGCACTTAGTCTGGTTATTGTCAttcatttcctggaaaaaaattaagtctggCACTGATGCTAAAATGGCAACTGCCCAAAGGACCAGGCTGGTGATAACCCCATGGGCAGTTGTCTGAATCTGTAGAGCGTAGACAGACCGGACAATGGCCAAGTATCTGTTGATGCTCATGATGGTTATGAAGAAGGCACTGCTGTAGAAACCAATGAAGTAAGCTGAGCTGACGATTTTACACATCGCATTTCCAAAAGTCCACTGGCTCTTGATGGAGTACTGAACCAAGAACGggagggagaaaacaaagaggaggTCAGAGATGGCGAGGTTCAGCAGATACACATCAGTCATGGCCCTGACTTTCTTGAAGACTGTTAGGACCCAAACGACCAAAGCATTTCCTATGAGACCAGTCACGAACAGTAGAGAGtacagcactggaaaaaagGTAGatgcaaatgctgaaatattttcaacatCGCAGCTGATGTCCAGTTCTGGGTAGAAGAAGGCATATtcagaggctgcagaggtgtTAGATGCTGGTGATGTGTAACCCACCTGTTCAAGGACAATGAAGTTCATGAGGCACAAGTTCCAAATTACCCTCTCAGCAAATATGCTAGGCACAAGTCAGCTCACACCAAGCCGCATGAGGACAAAACAAACAGCTGTGCGTTAGCTGTGTTGGAGGATGCAAATGAGGAATGAACATGAGTGACTAGTCCTCCCCTGCAAGATGAGGGACTTGCACAAGAGGGGCAGAGGAGATCAAGGAAAATGCAGCGGTGGTGGTAAACCAGAGGTTACCAGTATCCCCCTGCCAGCTCCATGTGGGGTGCCCAGTTCCAAGCCTGCAGTCCAGGTGGACGTGGCGGGGCACCGGGGCCAGAGCCAGGGAGCATCCCCAAACCAGCAACCAGATGGGCATGGCCATGTGGCTGAGAGCCCCTGACAAAAGTTTCAGAGTCCTGTTCtatgtttcctttgaaaaatggaGCAGTGCTCAAAGAGGAACTAACATGTAAATGCTCATCTCCTAAAAGCTGCGTTTCCAGTTAGCTACATGCCAGAAATAGCCCTTTGTGGGACTTTTGCAGAGGATTCCTGCATGGTTCAAGGTTTTCAGCTGTAGAGGCATCAGCATGTACAGGTCACTGGTGGGTGCTGCACGTTGTATGCTCCCTCCACCCTGGGTGAGATCAGTGGTGGCAGCTCTTGCCTGAGGGGCAACTTCCCAAAAGCAGACAGGCTGTTCTgccccttcttccctcctcccaagAACAGCTTTGCTCTCTTGGCCTGCGCCAGCTCAAaccactgctggcagcagctcatGCCCACCAAGACTTTAGTCTGCTAACAGAGACAGCTGGCTTTCCTTTCAACACCAGcggctctgctctcctgacGCCCATCAGgatgcaccagcagcagcaacattccccttccctgctccctggcccccgcagccccccagcagcaaCCACCACATCCCTGGGCAGCACCTGTGACAGCAAACAGCCAAAGATATTTTCActcactgggttttttttttttttcagagaacaaCAATCACACTAATTTCTTTTAAACCCTTGCTGTCCCTACCAGTAGTATGTGTCCCCTTAGGCAAAACTGGACCCCTCAGATGTGTTACTGGCCTCGGCTTGCAGGGCAGCAGCCCGGTGGGGGGTGACTCACCGACATGTCCTCAGAGCCCACTCTGTCCAGCAGGTACGTCAAGTTCCCCTCCATAATACAACACTGTGTCTGAAAGAgtgtacataaaaaaaaaaaaaaaaaaaaaagcctttatatCACAGGTTTTTAAGAAGCAGCCATACCTTCACACATATATGCCGGCAGTATTTACCTTAGCTTACGTTGAGTGACAAGTCACAGGCGAGGTCCTCACCATGGCAGCGCACAatcacaaaaaaacctttttcctctgtgtggtGTGTTACATTAAAGACGTATGAAACCCCAAGCCAATGAGTTTACCACTTTAGTTGATACTTAGAGGAACGGAAACATGTAGCGTTTATCTTCTAAATGATCGCTGTCTTTTCACTTTGAGCATTGATACGAACGTCAGTGGAATAGATTTGCAGTATTTCCCCCATGTGTCTGCAAAGTGCCCCCACCTctcacctgcagcccctgtAGCTAGGAGAGGGGAAGCAGCgctgcctctcctct comes from Grus americana isolate bGruAme1 chromosome 2, bGruAme1.mat, whole genome shotgun sequence and encodes:
- the LOC129202601 gene encoding C-C chemokine receptor type 8-like; amino-acid sequence: MEGNLTYLLDRVGSEDMSVGYTSPASNTSAASEYAFFYPELDISCDVENISAFASTFFPVLYSLLFVTGLIGNALVVWVLTVFKKVRAMTDVYLLNLAISDLLFVFSLPFLVQYSIKSQWTFGNAMCKIVSSAYFIGFYSSAFFITIMSINRYLAIVRSVYALQIQTTAHGVITSLVLWAVAILASVPDLIFFQEMNDNNQTKCIPHYPNGNNGWKTFTNFEVNVLGWLIPVGILIFCYHSILKNLQKCRTQNKYKAMKLVFIVVIVFFLFWTPVNIVLFLDSLRNLYVIDDCQTSHKLNLAMELAEALSFVHCCLNPVIYAFVGEKFKEHLREAFRKYTHFLFICKDYSAFGGRSLDKHSSVRVTSSQSSFVGTVL